TCATGTGCCATGGATAAAAAAATCAATGCGTAAATTTGATGAGATGACATTGCCAGATCCTGAAGTAAAGCTTGAGATTTTGAAATTTACAGCTGAGTTTTTAACTAAAAATGGCTATAAAATGATAGGCATGGATCACTTTGCAAAACCAAATGACGAGCTCTTTGGCGCTTTAGCAAATGGCACTTTACATAGAAATTTTCAAGGTTACACAACAAAAGGTGGCGCTGATCTTATTGGTATAGGCGTGACAAGTATTGGTGAGTGTAAAAGACACTACGCACAAAATCATAAAGATATGGACGAGTATGAAAAGGCGATTGATAGTGGAAAGTTGCCATATGCAAAGGGAATTTATCTAAATGATGAAGATCTACTTAGAAAGAGTGTGATTATGAACTTAATGAGTAATTTTGGGCTTGATATCAAAGCCATCGAGAATGAATTCCATATAAATTTCTTTGAACACTTTAAGGACGAGCTTGAGGAGCTTAAAAATTTAAGCGAATTTATCAATGTTACAGCAGATAAAATTAGCGTAAATGAAACTGGAACATTGATAATACGAAATATTGCAATGTGTTTTGATGAATATCTAAAGAAAATTCCCGAGAATTTAAGGCGTTTTTCTAAAACTATATAAAAATTATTTTTTTGTCATAAGATATTTAAAATGCATTTAATATTTCTTGGTGTATAATTCGTGTCAAAATTTAAGTATAGACTTAATAATAAAAATAAGGTAAAAGGATCTTAGTTTATGAAAAAGATGTTAGCAATTAGTGCTTTGGCAGCAACTGTACTGTCAGCTCAAGATGCTCCTTATAGGATTTTTCTAGCTTCATTTGCACAAGATGATAATCAGGCTAGAATCGACAGTGCTATTAATAAAGTCAATAGCAAAATCTCTGACAGCAGACTAACTACAGGTATCTATGAGGTTGGTGGACGAAAATTTTTATATGTTGACACAACTCCAGTCTCTGAGGATGAAGCTAATAGTCTATTAGTTAAAGTTCAAAACGAATCAGGCTATAAGGATGCTTTAATGAGACCAAAAGCACCTGTAGCTGATACTCAAACAACAAAAAAATCTAATATAGAACAAGCTATATCAACTGAAGTAAAACCAGTAGCACAAGTTGATGATGGAGTTTTGACTTTAGATCAAGTTATAAAGACTATTTTAAATGAAAATCCAAGTTTAAAAGCTACAGAATTTAACTATCTACAAGTTGGTAAAGATCTAAAAATAGCAAAGAATGCCTATTATCCAACACTTGACGCTGCTGCTAGAGTGGGATATGAGAAAAAACGCCTTGATGATGGAGTTTCTACAAGAAGAGGAGATGGAAGAATTTCTGGTACATCTCTAACCTTGGTTGAAAATTTATACAATGGTGGTGCTGATAAAAATAGAATAAATTCTCAAAGTGCAAGACTTGATTCAGCTGCTTATTCAGTAGCACAAGCTGCAGATAGACTTACATTAAATGCTGCAAATGCTTACTTGCAAGTTCTTCAAACTAAGAAAATTTTAGACATTGAAGAAGAAAACGTAAAGAGTCATGAGGAAATTTATAGCCAAATTAAAGATAGAGCAAGATCAGGTTATGGCGTAGCTTCTGAAGAGAGACAAGCTGGATCACGCTATACTTTAGCTCAATCAAACTATACAGCTGCTAAAAATAACTATGAAGATGCACTTTCTACATTTGAGAAATTATATGGAAAAAAAGTTGCAGCTAAAAATTTAGTAATGCCTGAGTTTAGCCTTCCTTTGCCTAGCACAAAAGAAGCTGTTTACAACAAAGCAATTCTTTGCAACCCATCACTTTTAGTTCAAAAATCAAATATTGCTATGGCAGAGTCAGTTGTAAAAGAGAAAAATGCGCCATTCTTACCAAAATTAGATCTTGTTGTATCTGGTGCATATGATCATTCAAATGTTTTATATGACAATTATGAAGAACAAACGTTTGACGCACTTTTAAGACTAAACTATAATCTTTACAATAAAGGTAATGATAAACTAGATAAAGAAAAAAGCCAACTTGCCGTTCAACAAGAGCAACAAACTTTGGATAATCTTGTAAGGGAGCTCAAAGAATCTTTGGAATTTTCATGGCAAAATTATGTTCTTAACCAAGAAAAAATGGGATACTTAAATCAACACGTTGAATATGCTAAAGCTACACTTGATGCTTATCAGGATGAATTTAGAATCGGTCGTCGTGATCTTATAAACTTGCTTGATGCTGAAAATGAATATAACTCTGCATTAAAAGAGATCGCTACAACCGAGACAGCACTATCTTATGCAAAATACAGACTATTAGATAATATGGGAATGATCTCAGATAGCTTTGAACCAGGTTTTGCAAAAAGATACATTCAAGGTGCTTGCAGCATTCAAAACGATTTAAGATAAAGATGTAAAAAGTAATGACCATGAGGGTCAAGATAAATTTTTGGACGCTTATTGTAAGCGTCTTTTTTTTATTATTAGCAAGTGCTATTGGAGATTTTATAAAATCAACAACTATAGCAAAGGTAGCTAAAATTTATGGAGAAGATGCAAGAAGAAGGGCTTCTGCTCTAAATTCTTTAATGACTTCATTGCAAGATGCAACTGAACAAGAGAAATTAATAAAAGTAAATGACTTTTTTAACTCTTTTAGATGGGTTGATGATATGCAGCTTTGGCACAAAAAGGATTATTGGGCTACTAGAATGGAATTTATAGGAAAAGGTGCTGGTGACTGCGAAGACTACGTTATTGCAAAATATTTTACACTAAAGCAGCTAGGAATTCCAACTCAAAAATTATACTTCACATATGTTAAAGCCTTAAGATACAATCAAGCTCATATGGTTTTAGCATACTACGATACACCAAAATCTATTCCATTAATTTTAGATAACATAAATGGTAAAATAAAAATCGCAACTCAAAGAACAGACCTTGTTCCGGTTTATAGTTTTAATGGTGATTCGCTATACTTGGCAAAACAAGAAGGTCTTGGTCAAGCAATACCAGGTGGAAATAAAAAACAAAATCCTAAGTGGATGGAACTAATAGATAGGATAGGAAAAGAGGATTTATGACGCTATTTAAACAAATTATGATCGCCGTGATAACTTTTGGTATCATGATTTTTATGGCTGTTGGCTACTTAAATTTTAAGAGCCTAAATGGATATATTAATGACCAGCTTGGTGAAAACGCAAGGCATACAGCAAATTCGCTTGGACTTGCTTTAAAGCCTATTATCGATCCAGATGACATGTCCTTGGCTCAAACAATGATAAATTCTATGTTTGACAGCGGCAGATACAAGCTTATCAAGCTTGAAGATGTTGATGGCAAGGTTCTTATTGAAAATTCTCAACAAACTGTTGTTAAAGATATTCCTGAATGGTTTTACAAAATAGCCAAGTTCGAAGCGCCAATAGCAGATAGCGAGATTATGACTGGCTGGGCAAAATTTGGCACGCTTTATGTTCAAGGTAGCACCGCACTTGCCTACAATGAGCTTTATACTAACTCAAAAAATATTTTTAATTTTCTTCTTCTAATGATAATTGTCACTCTCGTGGTGGCATATTTCGCTCTAAAAGCTATTTTTAGGCCGCTTATGAAGGTTCAAGATCAGGCTGAGGCCATACTTGATAATAAATTTATTATTCAGAAAAGAATTCCATTTACAGCCGATCTTAAAAAAATGGTTCTGGCTATGAACTCTATGGTTAGCAAGGTAAAAGACATTTTTGAGAGAGAGGCAGCCACACTCAGTAAATATCAAGAGCTTTTATATAAAGATACAATGAGTGGCGCTAATAATAGAAGATTTTTTCAAACTAAATTTAGTGAGTATCTAGCTAGTGAAGAATATTCAAGTGGAGTTACTTTGCTTGTTAGTTTTAAAGATCTAATAAATTTAAAAAGTACGCTTGGCTTTGAGAAATGGCAAAGCGTTGTAATGAAAATAGCTCAAATTTTACAAGAAAAATCAATTCATAATGATAAAAATGCGATTGTTGCAAGGCTCAACGATAATGATTTCATCGTACTTTCGTATGGTAGAAATTCATCAAATTTCTTGGCTCTATGTGATGAAATTATGAACGAGTTTAAAAAGCTTTATGCAAATTTTGCACTAAATGATAGCGAGTATCCAGTAAATGCTGCGATAGTAGAGTATTCACCAAATACTGATATCAAGACACTTCTTACTTCAGCTGACGTTACATTGGCTAGCTCAAGACTTGCTGGTAGCTTTACATACAAGGTATTTAATGAAAATCAAAATACTTTAGTGATTGGTAAAGAGAAGTATAAAGAACTTATTTTTGACTCAATAAAAGAAGATGAATTTAAATTTGCAGCTCAAAAAGTGATTGATCTTAATTCAAATTTTGAGCAGTATGAGCTTTATTTGAGGCTTGTTGATAAAGATGGCGTATGGCGTATGGCCTCATATTTCATGCCGATGGTAAATGAGCTAAATTTAGGTGCAATGCTTGATCTTCATATCTTAAATAGGGTAGCTAGAATTTTACCGGAAAATATCTTACCAAGTGGCAATTTAGCCATAAATTTGGGAAAAGAGATATTAAATTCAGATGAAAATTTTTCAAAACTTGAAGCTACACTTAAAAAGATAAGTCAAATTTCGAAATATAAAAACTATATAGAAATTCCAAATAAAGACGATATTAGCATAGAAAGTATAGTTAAGCTTACTAAAAAATTAAAAGAACTTGGCTTTGGCTTTGGATTTGACCACTTTGAGCTTAACGCAAAAGGTATCGAGAAACTAAAAGAATTTAACCCTGATTATGTAAAAATTCAGTCAAATGTTTTGATTGACTTCTTAAGTGATAAGTCAGGAGTAAATACAAAACAATCACTTGATGTTGTCTTGAGTTCAAAAGATATTATTTTGATCGCAATCGGTGTTGAAGGCGAAGAGCAGAAGAAAAAGTTAATCGATCTTGGCATTAAAAATATGCAAGGAATTTATATAGATGAAATCAAGAACATTGGATGATAGATGCATAGTGATAAGATAAAAGATGAGCTGCTTCAATGTTTGGTTATTTTTACCAAGCTTCATAATAATCCATACAGTGCCGATGCTTTAACTATTGGCTTGCCAGTAAAAGATGGCGATGAGATTGAGCTTTTTTCACTTAAAAGCTCAAGGTCTTTATTTTCTCGTGCTGCTTCTCGTGCCGGCTTTGCTTCTACCCTTGTAAGAAAAGATCTTGAACAAATCTCTCCTTTAGTTTTACCTTGCATTTTAATGCTTAGAGGCAAAAAAGCTTGCATCTTGCAATCTTTTAGTAAAGATAAAAAGACAGCAAATATCATAACACCAGAACTTTCAACTGGTACTAGCGCGATAGAAATAAGTAAATTAAAAGAAGAATATTTGGGC
This genomic interval from Campylobacter concisus contains the following:
- a CDS encoding TolC family outer membrane protein, with product MKKMLAISALAATVLSAQDAPYRIFLASFAQDDNQARIDSAINKVNSKISDSRLTTGIYEVGGRKFLYVDTTPVSEDEANSLLVKVQNESGYKDALMRPKAPVADTQTTKKSNIEQAISTEVKPVAQVDDGVLTLDQVIKTILNENPSLKATEFNYLQVGKDLKIAKNAYYPTLDAAARVGYEKKRLDDGVSTRRGDGRISGTSLTLVENLYNGGADKNRINSQSARLDSAAYSVAQAADRLTLNAANAYLQVLQTKKILDIEEENVKSHEEIYSQIKDRARSGYGVASEERQAGSRYTLAQSNYTAAKNNYEDALSTFEKLYGKKVAAKNLVMPEFSLPLPSTKEAVYNKAILCNPSLLVQKSNIAMAESVVKEKNAPFLPKLDLVVSGAYDHSNVLYDNYEEQTFDALLRLNYNLYNKGNDKLDKEKSQLAVQQEQQTLDNLVRELKESLEFSWQNYVLNQEKMGYLNQHVEYAKATLDAYQDEFRIGRRDLINLLDAENEYNSALKEIATTETALSYAKYRLLDNMGMISDSFEPGFAKRYIQGACSIQNDLR
- a CDS encoding transglutaminase-like cysteine peptidase; amino-acid sequence: MRVKINFWTLIVSVFFLLLASAIGDFIKSTTIAKVAKIYGEDARRRASALNSLMTSLQDATEQEKLIKVNDFFNSFRWVDDMQLWHKKDYWATRMEFIGKGAGDCEDYVIAKYFTLKQLGIPTQKLYFTYVKALRYNQAHMVLAYYDTPKSIPLILDNINGKIKIATQRTDLVPVYSFNGDSLYLAKQEGLGQAIPGGNKKQNPKWMELIDRIGKEDL
- a CDS encoding bifunctional diguanylate cyclase/phosphodiesterase, which translates into the protein MTLFKQIMIAVITFGIMIFMAVGYLNFKSLNGYINDQLGENARHTANSLGLALKPIIDPDDMSLAQTMINSMFDSGRYKLIKLEDVDGKVLIENSQQTVVKDIPEWFYKIAKFEAPIADSEIMTGWAKFGTLYVQGSTALAYNELYTNSKNIFNFLLLMIIVTLVVAYFALKAIFRPLMKVQDQAEAILDNKFIIQKRIPFTADLKKMVLAMNSMVSKVKDIFEREAATLSKYQELLYKDTMSGANNRRFFQTKFSEYLASEEYSSGVTLLVSFKDLINLKSTLGFEKWQSVVMKIAQILQEKSIHNDKNAIVARLNDNDFIVLSYGRNSSNFLALCDEIMNEFKKLYANFALNDSEYPVNAAIVEYSPNTDIKTLLTSADVTLASSRLAGSFTYKVFNENQNTLVIGKEKYKELIFDSIKEDEFKFAAQKVIDLNSNFEQYELYLRLVDKDGVWRMASYFMPMVNELNLGAMLDLHILNRVARILPENILPSGNLAINLGKEILNSDENFSKLEATLKKISQISKYKNYIEIPNKDDISIESIVKLTKKLKELGFGFGFDHFELNAKGIEKLKEFNPDYVKIQSNVLIDFLSDKSGVNTKQSLDVVLSSKDIILIAIGVEGEEQKKKLIDLGIKNMQGIYIDEIKNIG